From the Anolis sagrei isolate rAnoSag1 chromosome 12, rAnoSag1.mat, whole genome shotgun sequence genome, one window contains:
- the RORC gene encoding nuclear receptor ROR-gamma isoform X1: MEARPGESPPAKRPRGSVAMKKTHTSQIEVIPCKICGDKSSGIHYGVITCEGCKGFFRRSQQGNVTYSCTRQQNCQIDRTSRNRCQHCRLQKCLSLGMSRDAVKFGRMSKKQRDSLHAEVQKQLQQQQQGGEASSYSLGVANGQLKLAPSPDLLESSSCSAALLNGQTRLGQSPDEAATLAYSNGLTKAQGLLGEDLRTPFTKGYSPERIKMEGRGSAYYALEVQTSPEVLNPEVTGMKRTVGSDMGDGNLDFYTTPNFTSLLESPNSSLMEIEQLTQNVLKSYRETCQLHLEELHLRRWQTFTREEVGSYQKKPMEEMWERCACRVTEAIQYVVEFAKRMAGFMDLCQNDQIVLLKAGAMEVVLVRMCRAFNSENRTVYFEGKYAGPELFKSLGCNELINSIFDFAHSLCSLHFSENEIALFTALVLINSNRPWLQEKSKVERLQNNLELAFKHMLRKNHREGILAKLPPKGKLRNLCYQHVEKLRSFRQMFPIIVHAVFPPLYKELFSSDCDPLPGTAGE; encoded by the exons GCTCAGTGGCGATGAAGAAGACACATACAT cccaaATAGAGGTGATCCCATGCAAGATCTGTGGAGACAAGTCGTCTGGGATCCACTATGGGGTGATCACTTGTGAAGGGTGTAAG GGCTTCTTCCGGCGGAGCCAGCAAGGGAACGTGACGTACTCTTGTACCCGGCAGCAGAACTGCCAAATCGACCGTACCAGTCGCAACAGGTGCCAGCACTGCCGTTTGCAGAAATGCCTCAGCCTCGGCATGTCCCGGGATG CCGTCAAATTTGGCCGGATGTCCAAGAAGCAACGGGACAGCCTCCATGCCGAAGTTCAGAAGCAActacagcaacagcaacaaggaGGAGAGGCTTCCTCCTACTCCTTGGGGGTGGCCAACGGTCAACTCAAGTTGGCCCCTTCTCCGGACCTCTTGGAGTCCTCCTCCTGCTCCGCGGCCCTCCTCAATGGCCAGACCCGCCTCGGCCAGTCGCCGGATGAGGCGGCCACCTTGGCCTACTCCAACGGACTCACCAAAGCTCAGGGTCTCCTCGGGGAAGACCTCCGGACCCCCTTCACCAAGGGATACAGCCCCGAACGTATCAAGATGGAGGGCAGGGGGAGTGCCTACTACGCCCTGGAGGTCCAGACGTCGCCCGAGGTCTTGAACCCGGAGGTCACCGGGATGAAACGGACAGTGGGGAGTGACATGGGGGACGGAAACCTCGACTTCTACACCACCCCGAACTTCACCAGCTTGTTGGAGTCGCCCAATTCGTCCCTGATGGAGATCG AGCAGCTCACGCAAAACGTCCTCAAATCCTATCGGGAGACCTGCCAGCTACACTTGGAGGAACTCCATCTCCGGAGATGGCAGACCTTCACCAGGGAAGAAGTTGGGAGCTACCAGAAAAAG CCCATGGAGGAGATGTGGGAGCGCTGCGCCTGCCGCGTCACAGAAGCCATCCAGTACGTGGTCGAGTTTGCCAAGCGCATGGCTGGCTTCATGGATCTGTGCCAAAACGACCAGATTGTGCTGCTCAAAGCAG gTGCCATGGAAGTGGTTCTGGTGAGGATGTGCCGTGCCTTCAATTCTGAGAACCGGACCGTCTACTTTGAAGGGAAATATGCCGGACCGGAACTCTTCAAATCCCTTG GATGCAACGAACTCATCAACTCCATATTTGACTTTGCCCACAGTCTGTGTTCCCTTCACTTCTCTGAGAATGAGATCGCCCTCTTCACGGCATTAGTACTTATTAATTCAA ATCGTCCCTGGTTGCAGGAGAAAAGCAAAGTGGAACGGCTGCAGAACAACTTGGAACTGGCCTTCAAGCACATGTTACGGAAGAACCACCGAGAAGGCATCTTGGCTAAG CTGCCTCCAAAAGGAAAACTCCGAAATCTCTGCTATCAGCATGTGGAGAAGCTACGCTCCTTCCGTCAGATGTTCCCCATCATCGTCCATGCTGTTTTCCCACCATTGTATAAAGAGCTCTTCAGCTCAGACTGTGACCCACTGCCAGGAACAGCTGGGGAATAA
- the RORC gene encoding nuclear receptor ROR-gamma isoform X2: MKKTHTSQIEVIPCKICGDKSSGIHYGVITCEGCKGFFRRSQQGNVTYSCTRQQNCQIDRTSRNRCQHCRLQKCLSLGMSRDAVKFGRMSKKQRDSLHAEVQKQLQQQQQGGEASSYSLGVANGQLKLAPSPDLLESSSCSAALLNGQTRLGQSPDEAATLAYSNGLTKAQGLLGEDLRTPFTKGYSPERIKMEGRGSAYYALEVQTSPEVLNPEVTGMKRTVGSDMGDGNLDFYTTPNFTSLLESPNSSLMEIEQLTQNVLKSYRETCQLHLEELHLRRWQTFTREEVGSYQKKPMEEMWERCACRVTEAIQYVVEFAKRMAGFMDLCQNDQIVLLKAGAMEVVLVRMCRAFNSENRTVYFEGKYAGPELFKSLGCNELINSIFDFAHSLCSLHFSENEIALFTALVLINSNRPWLQEKSKVERLQNNLELAFKHMLRKNHREGILAKLPPKGKLRNLCYQHVEKLRSFRQMFPIIVHAVFPPLYKELFSSDCDPLPGTAGE, translated from the exons ATGAAGAAGACACATACAT cccaaATAGAGGTGATCCCATGCAAGATCTGTGGAGACAAGTCGTCTGGGATCCACTATGGGGTGATCACTTGTGAAGGGTGTAAG GGCTTCTTCCGGCGGAGCCAGCAAGGGAACGTGACGTACTCTTGTACCCGGCAGCAGAACTGCCAAATCGACCGTACCAGTCGCAACAGGTGCCAGCACTGCCGTTTGCAGAAATGCCTCAGCCTCGGCATGTCCCGGGATG CCGTCAAATTTGGCCGGATGTCCAAGAAGCAACGGGACAGCCTCCATGCCGAAGTTCAGAAGCAActacagcaacagcaacaaggaGGAGAGGCTTCCTCCTACTCCTTGGGGGTGGCCAACGGTCAACTCAAGTTGGCCCCTTCTCCGGACCTCTTGGAGTCCTCCTCCTGCTCCGCGGCCCTCCTCAATGGCCAGACCCGCCTCGGCCAGTCGCCGGATGAGGCGGCCACCTTGGCCTACTCCAACGGACTCACCAAAGCTCAGGGTCTCCTCGGGGAAGACCTCCGGACCCCCTTCACCAAGGGATACAGCCCCGAACGTATCAAGATGGAGGGCAGGGGGAGTGCCTACTACGCCCTGGAGGTCCAGACGTCGCCCGAGGTCTTGAACCCGGAGGTCACCGGGATGAAACGGACAGTGGGGAGTGACATGGGGGACGGAAACCTCGACTTCTACACCACCCCGAACTTCACCAGCTTGTTGGAGTCGCCCAATTCGTCCCTGATGGAGATCG AGCAGCTCACGCAAAACGTCCTCAAATCCTATCGGGAGACCTGCCAGCTACACTTGGAGGAACTCCATCTCCGGAGATGGCAGACCTTCACCAGGGAAGAAGTTGGGAGCTACCAGAAAAAG CCCATGGAGGAGATGTGGGAGCGCTGCGCCTGCCGCGTCACAGAAGCCATCCAGTACGTGGTCGAGTTTGCCAAGCGCATGGCTGGCTTCATGGATCTGTGCCAAAACGACCAGATTGTGCTGCTCAAAGCAG gTGCCATGGAAGTGGTTCTGGTGAGGATGTGCCGTGCCTTCAATTCTGAGAACCGGACCGTCTACTTTGAAGGGAAATATGCCGGACCGGAACTCTTCAAATCCCTTG GATGCAACGAACTCATCAACTCCATATTTGACTTTGCCCACAGTCTGTGTTCCCTTCACTTCTCTGAGAATGAGATCGCCCTCTTCACGGCATTAGTACTTATTAATTCAA ATCGTCCCTGGTTGCAGGAGAAAAGCAAAGTGGAACGGCTGCAGAACAACTTGGAACTGGCCTTCAAGCACATGTTACGGAAGAACCACCGAGAAGGCATCTTGGCTAAG CTGCCTCCAAAAGGAAAACTCCGAAATCTCTGCTATCAGCATGTGGAGAAGCTACGCTCCTTCCGTCAGATGTTCCCCATCATCGTCCATGCTGTTTTCCCACCATTGTATAAAGAGCTCTTCAGCTCAGACTGTGACCCACTGCCAGGAACAGCTGGGGAATAA